Within Halictus rubicundus isolate RS-2024b unplaced genomic scaffold, iyHalRubi1_principal scaffold0045, whole genome shotgun sequence, the genomic segment ataaactaatccttctagcttctcaataacattcaagtcatttgatctaattataaaaaaagttatgttgtttcaaatagtgtggacttagttttgctccttactgtgcATGGTAcatataaatgttgtatataaatgttgtgtataTCTTTCAGACCAAGCTAATGAAGGAAATAAAGAGAAACTCCTACCGCCGAGGAGGGTGGCAAAAAAGGCGCGGTGGCAGCGGGGGTCGTGGCGGCGGCGGGTGGCGTGGCGGCAGCGGCGGGCGTGGCGGCGGCGGGTGGCGTGGCGGCCGCGGGGGCCGCGCGGCCCCCTACATAAatatccaatattaaaaaagaaataaagtttattatttttaatatatttaaatatactttcttcatttattgttcccctcagggttacatttctattacacctccttcctttccccgctactatcctaactctaaccctaacttaaaagaacaaaataaaataaataaataaaataaagaaagttgtctTTTTTCTCACACATCTACGCCCCTCCTTCCCTAACAAGcggaaagtaggacctgccggtggtcaagcgatctagatttatccttcgtctaccgcttttgaccaatgacatgccccacctttgtattatagagtcaggaatcgcggcatcccgaacccttgctagtctcatcggtacacgtacaggccgacttggcggtgtgtgagtgtgccgcgacgtggctgttcgaacgaagctacggcagcgccgtcgtttacgatgtcggccacgcgtgcccagatcgcctctctgacaggcatcatgcgaccgaataatggaaaatgttgttcgaaaacgcaaaagtaggacctgccggtggtcaagcgatctagatttatccttcgtctaccgcttttgaccactgacaggccccacctttgtattatagagtcaggaatcgccgcctcccgaacccttgctagtctcatcggtacacgtacaggccgacttggcagtgtgtgagagtgccgcgacacggctgttcgaacgaagctacagcagcgccgtcgtttacgatgtcggccacgcgtgcccagatcgcctctctgacaggcgtcatgcgaccgaataatggaaaatgttgctcgaaaaagcaaaagtaggacctgccggtggtcaagcgacctagatttatccttcgtctaccgcttttgaccaatgacatgccccacctttgtattatagagtcaggaatcgcggcctcccgaacccttgcttgtctcatcggtacacgtacaggccgacttggcggtgtgtgagagtgccgcgacgtggctgttcgaacgaagctacggcagcgccgtcgtttacgatgtcgaccacgcatgctcagatcgcctctattgtcagagatcatgcgatcgaatcagagaggatactcggaaaatgccactcgacactgaatgtggaaagtgcacccagctccccatactggacgaaaatgttactatttagcttcttctagtggccgttatagcggtactatcgattgttcaaggccacctgggaaaactggcccttaagatGACTCTTCACATTCTGATCTTGTCCAGAAGTACTAGAGAAGAAACGGAGGTTTATTAacttattttcaacaaaaatttctATCGCTTCTGACAATGGTACATTCTTTAGTTTTAATTCCTCATAAGCTCGTGAAAGAATTTCATCTAATTCCCTGAAATGAACAGCAAAATAATTGCCTGGCCATTTATTAATGAGTGTATCAAGAAGTTCAACATTTCCTGAACGTATAGCATAATAAAATGCATTATGGCATGTTTCATCCTCATCATCTGGTAATATAGTAGTTTCTCTGATGCCAATAGATAAATTACTTAGAATTTGACTATTACTGCCAAGTAGGTACTCTAAAATCATTACCTTATTATGTTTACAAGCTAAGATAACTAAGTTAGTACTCTTAACAGGGTTGTTAGGATTATCATAATAATCTCTCAAAGTTACTCGATCTTCTGCATCATTTATGTAATCAATGAAGTTGCTTAATTTTTTTAAGCTATCGACATTACCATCTGATATCGCCTCTTCGAGTTCAGTTAAAACCAGGAGATAAAGTTCTTCAGCTTTTGCCTTTATGCGGTAGAGCTTTTTATATTCTCTAATAAAATCCTCTTTTGATGTGTAAGAACGTGATAGAAACTGTTTATCTTCTTGATAAAAACTGGCTTGTTGTTCAGATACATGCATAAACCCTCtctggaataattaaaaaaaaaattaaaataccatCTTTtgttaatgaaatattttcgagaGAAACATTTACTAGTCGTGCAATTTCAGGACAATAAACCCTAACAACATTTGGTTTTGGGTGCGGAAAATGTGTtggttgtttaaatttttagtaaCACCTACTAATAATAACTtgtttgaaaacaacaaagagAAGTGATTATCAAGTTACATAAAAAAGCACTAAATTTAGTGTTTTAAGCATTATAGCAATCTGTCATGTATCACCTCTCTGGAACCATACGACTAATTGTTGTCCATAAAAAACCCTAGTActgataaaaaatgtatttattctaATCTTACACGTTTGGTATCATTACTTATAGAAGTTTCATAAAGTCTTGTACCCGGTTCTACGAGATTATTTAAGGAACTTAAAGATTGAAAAGTACGTTTATTGGAATCATCAAACGCTACTATAAAGTTTAACAAGTTGTCATTAGATAGATATTCAgttatattatatgtagaatcatggtacagaataattttttttttctttgacaTCTTGATCTGCCATATCTAATTTAGTATAAAATTGTATCTTACTTAACTtatttaagggcccgggtcagtcacgtgacttttcaagattcggtggtcggtatctgccgtacagtttcctttacagaaatgctattacctacaaatgtgtagctgactgatgaatacgagatggagctatcgtcgtattcttGTGGGGATTTTGGAGGCGATGGTCCACCACGTCCCCCACGACTCCCAACATCACGGGTCGCCAATGTGGGGAT encodes:
- the LOC143363385 gene encoding uncharacterized protein LOC143363385, with protein sequence MHVSEQQASFYQEDKQFLSRSYTSKEDFIREYKKLYRIKAKAEELYLLVLTELEEAISDGNVDSLKKLSNFIDYINDAEDRVTLRDYYDNPNNPVKSTNLVILACKHNKVMILEYLLGSNSQILSNLSIGIRETTILPDDEDETCHNAFYYAIRSGNVELLDTLINKWPGNYFAVHFRELDEILSRAYEELKLKNVPLSEAIEIFVENKLINLRFFSSTSGQDQNVKSHLKGQFSQVALNNR